One Candidatus Devosia phytovorans genomic window carries:
- a CDS encoding heavy-metal-associated domain-containing protein, producing the protein MSQTTTFTVNDMTCSHCVGTVTKALEEALPGAEIAVDLGTHTVRFTGDAAKGKAAIEEAGYTPEA; encoded by the coding sequence ATGAGCCAAACGACCACATTCACCGTCAACGACATGACCTGCAGCCATTGCGTCGGCACGGTCACCAAGGCGCTCGAAGAGGCCCTGCCCGGCGCCGAGATCGCCGTCGATCTCGGCACCCACACGGTGCGCTTCACCGGCGATGCCGCCAAGGGCAAGGCGGCGATCGAAGAGGCGGGCTACACGCCTGAAGCCTAG
- the cydC gene encoding thiol reductant ABC exporter subunit CydC, translating to MKSLFAFRALFMSQLTGFALALLLSLIALGAGVTLLATSGWFVTAAAITTLGLAFNLFVPSALVRAFSFIRILARYGERLVGHDATLRLLADLRGWLFARLFPRLPLGDRSLRHGDLVSRLTADVDALDTAFLVAIGPITAALVIGTVLTAVMAFLLPGAALVFGLFYASAILVVPAGLVLVSRDTGQDMVTRAADARAAVLDGIEGHADLTVFGVLGTAQAGFDVTAARLSATRGHLASLTALGSFAVQALATLALVGSLWLGLVALEAGQVDGPVLAGLLLAIMGSFEATNVILRSVSKLTTAMAAAERLTAIAEMPIVVVDPVKPLALRDDMTIALRDVCFGYGGPVVLDELNLTVRPGEHLAIQGASGGGKSSLLTLLLRLADPQAGSITLGGVPIDHLRLADLHASLALLSQDSPLFNDTIRANLHIGRPEADDDALWAALHAAGIGAFVQGLPLGLDALLGEGGRTVSAGQARRLCLARVLLSPAKILLLDEPTTGLDHTAEVSFFETLRAAAQGRTVIVVTHASIPDGTVDRVMTLRNGRLD from the coding sequence ATGAAATCCCTCTTCGCCTTCCGCGCCCTGTTCATGAGCCAGCTCACCGGCTTTGCCCTGGCGCTGCTGCTGTCGCTGATCGCCCTTGGCGCCGGCGTGACCCTCCTCGCCACCTCGGGCTGGTTCGTCACCGCCGCCGCCATCACCACGCTGGGCCTCGCCTTCAATCTCTTCGTGCCTTCGGCGCTGGTACGTGCCTTTTCCTTCATCCGGATCCTGGCGCGTTATGGCGAGCGGCTGGTGGGGCATGACGCGACACTGCGCCTCCTGGCCGATCTGCGCGGCTGGCTGTTTGCCCGGCTCTTCCCTCGCCTGCCGCTGGGCGACCGCAGCCTGCGCCATGGCGATCTTGTCAGTCGCCTCACCGCCGATGTCGATGCGCTCGACACGGCCTTTCTCGTCGCCATCGGACCAATCACCGCCGCCCTGGTCATCGGCACGGTGCTCACCGCTGTCATGGCCTTTCTGCTGCCGGGCGCGGCGCTGGTCTTTGGCCTCTTCTATGCCAGCGCTATTCTCGTCGTGCCGGCGGGCCTCGTGCTGGTCAGCCGCGACACAGGCCAGGACATGGTCACCCGCGCCGCCGATGCGCGCGCTGCCGTGCTCGACGGCATCGAAGGCCATGCCGATCTCACCGTGTTTGGCGTATTGGGCACAGCCCAGGCCGGTTTTGACGTCACCGCGGCCCGGTTGAGTGCGACCAGAGGGCATCTCGCCAGCCTCACGGCCCTCGGCAGTTTTGCCGTGCAAGCGCTGGCCACCCTGGCACTGGTCGGCTCGCTCTGGCTGGGTCTTGTGGCGCTGGAGGCCGGACAGGTCGATGGCCCCGTGCTGGCGGGGCTGCTGCTCGCCATCATGGGGAGTTTTGAAGCCACCAATGTCATCCTTCGCAGCGTCAGCAAGCTGACCACGGCCATGGCCGCCGCAGAGCGCCTGACCGCCATTGCCGAAATGCCGATCGTCGTTGTCGATCCAGTGAAGCCTCTTGCCCTGCGGGATGACATGACGATCGCCTTGCGTGACGTGTGTTTCGGCTATGGTGGTCCTGTCGTGCTCGACGAGCTCAACCTCACCGTGCGGCCGGGAGAGCATCTGGCGATCCAGGGCGCCAGCGGCGGTGGCAAATCGAGCCTGCTCACATTGCTGCTGCGCCTGGCCGATCCGCAGGCCGGCAGCATCACTCTGGGTGGCGTCCCGATCGACCATCTGCGCTTGGCGGACCTGCACGCCAGCCTCGCCCTCCTCAGCCAGGACAGCCCGCTGTTCAACGACACGATCCGCGCCAACCTTCACATCGGCCGGCCCGAGGCTGACGATGACGCGCTCTGGGCGGCGCTCCATGCCGCGGGCATCGGCGCGTTCGTGCAGGGCCTGCCGCTCGGTCTCGATGCGCTGCTGGGCGAAGGCGGCCGCACGGTCTCGGCTGGTCAGGCCCGCCGCCTTTGTCTGGCCCGCGTGCTGCTGTCGCCGGCAAAAATCCTGCTGCTGGATGAGCCGACCACGGGTCTCGACCACACGGCCGAAGTGAGCTTCTTTGAAACCCTGCGCGCAGCCGCACAGGGCCGGACCGTCATTGTCGTCACCCACGCCAGCATTCCCGACGGCACCGTGGATCGCGTGATGACCCTGCGAAACGGGCGGCTCGATTGA
- a CDS encoding DUF1428 domain-containing protein → MTYISGFVVPVPADNKDKYKTLVDNSADLFKGYGVRRLMEAWEDDVPDGQVTDFRRAVQAREDEVIVFSWHEYPDKATADAASEKMMHDPAMEAMGRDMPFDGARMIYGGFAEIYQQGTKGKPGYVDGSLIPVPTARKDEYRAVLERQAAVFKELGATRFVDAWGDNVPDGQHTDFKKAVSARADESVVFSFIEWPSKAHRDAAWPKIYEDPRMHEEGTPGDEARRVFGGFLPLVDD, encoded by the coding sequence ATGACCTATATATCTGGTTTTGTCGTGCCCGTTCCGGCGGACAACAAGGACAAATACAAAACGCTGGTCGACAACAGCGCGGACCTGTTCAAGGGCTATGGCGTCAGGCGGCTGATGGAGGCCTGGGAGGATGACGTGCCCGATGGGCAGGTCACCGATTTCCGCCGCGCCGTGCAGGCCAGGGAGGACGAGGTGATCGTCTTTTCCTGGCACGAATATCCCGACAAGGCGACGGCCGATGCCGCCAGCGAAAAGATGATGCACGACCCGGCCATGGAAGCCATGGGCCGCGACATGCCCTTTGACGGCGCGCGCATGATCTATGGTGGTTTCGCCGAAATCTATCAGCAGGGCACGAAGGGCAAGCCGGGCTATGTCGACGGCTCGCTCATCCCCGTGCCGACCGCCCGCAAGGATGAATATCGCGCCGTGCTGGAACGCCAGGCCGCCGTGTTCAAGGAATTGGGTGCGACACGTTTTGTCGACGCCTGGGGCGATAATGTCCCCGATGGCCAGCACACCGACTTCAAGAAGGCGGTCAGTGCCAGGGCGGACGAAAGCGTGGTGTTTTCCTTCATCGAATGGCCCAGCAAGGCGCATCGCGACGCTGCCTGGCCAAAGATCTACGAAGACCCGCGCATGCACGAGGAAGGCACGCCGGGCGACGAAGCTCGCCGCGTCTTCGGCGGCTTCCTACCACTGGTCGACGACTAG
- a CDS encoding heavy metal translocating P-type ATPase has protein sequence MTEHVQKDKMQFNIEGMTCASCVARVEKSILKVSGVTAASVNLATERATITGGAEGDLIKAIQKVGYAAEKVPEHHHADHSGHQHHDEDAVILRRDMLIAGGLTLPIFVLEMLGHFYMPFHMWLMAAVPMQVLWIAYFVATSVVLFVPGWRFFQHGIPALLRGAPEMNSLVALGAGAAYLYSVVATFAPALLPEGTRYVYYEAAAVIVTLILVGRWLEALAKGRTGEAIQRLVREQAKTARVTRDGTLIELPIEQVVAGDIIMVRPGEKIAVDGEIVEGASHVDESMISGESLPVTKGVGAEVIGGTLNMSGSFSFRATKVGGDTMLAQIIRMVEEAQGGKLPIQAVVDRITAWFVPMVIALAIATFAVWVVFGPQPAYAFGLVNAVAVLIIACPCAMGLATPTSIMVGTGRAAELGVLFRRGESLQQLREAKVVAFDKTGTLTEGRPTLTDLILDDDFTHDEVLGLVAAVEAKSEHPIAAAIVAAAEKAGLSLGAVTEFQSHAGHGVTARVDGRLVSIGSQRHLSHLDFSDFADAIEKLADAGKTPVFAAMDDKLAAAIVVADTIRPTSKAVISALHGMGLKTAMISGDNRRTAAAIARQLGIDEVRAEVLPADKVAAIKSLRSLGVVAYVGDGINDAPALAEADIGIAVGTGTDAAIESADVVLLGGDLKGVLNALTISRATMRNIWENLFWAFGYNVLLIPLAAGALYPAFGLLLNPMFGAGAMALSSVLVVSNAQRLRAVKGVQS, from the coding sequence ATGACTGAACACGTCCAAAAAGACAAAATGCAATTCAATATCGAAGGCATGACCTGCGCCTCCTGTGTGGCGCGGGTGGAAAAATCAATTTTGAAAGTCTCTGGCGTAACGGCGGCGTCTGTCAACCTTGCGACTGAACGCGCCACCATAACGGGCGGCGCCGAGGGTGATTTAATCAAGGCCATCCAGAAGGTTGGCTATGCGGCAGAAAAAGTGCCGGAACACCATCATGCCGATCATTCCGGCCATCAACACCACGACGAAGACGCGGTGATTCTGCGCCGCGACATGCTCATTGCCGGCGGGCTCACCCTGCCGATCTTCGTGCTGGAAATGCTGGGGCATTTCTACATGCCCTTCCACATGTGGCTGATGGCCGCCGTGCCGATGCAGGTGCTGTGGATCGCCTATTTCGTGGCGACCAGCGTGGTGCTGTTCGTGCCCGGCTGGCGCTTCTTCCAGCATGGCATTCCGGCGCTCCTGCGCGGCGCGCCGGAGATGAATTCGCTGGTCGCCCTGGGTGCCGGCGCGGCCTACCTCTATTCGGTGGTTGCCACCTTCGCGCCGGCGCTGCTGCCCGAGGGCACGCGCTATGTCTATTACGAGGCGGCCGCCGTTATCGTTACGCTGATCCTTGTCGGGCGCTGGCTCGAAGCGCTGGCCAAGGGTCGCACCGGCGAGGCCATTCAGCGGCTGGTGCGCGAGCAGGCGAAAACCGCCCGCGTCACGCGTGATGGCACGCTCATCGAGCTGCCGATCGAGCAGGTCGTGGCTGGCGATATCATCATGGTCCGCCCCGGCGAAAAGATCGCCGTGGATGGGGAAATCGTCGAGGGCGCGAGCCATGTCGACGAGTCGATGATTTCGGGCGAGAGCCTGCCGGTCACCAAGGGCGTCGGCGCCGAGGTGATCGGAGGCACGCTCAATATGTCGGGCAGTTTCAGCTTCCGCGCCACCAAGGTTGGCGGCGATACGATGCTGGCGCAGATCATCCGCATGGTCGAGGAAGCGCAGGGCGGCAAGCTGCCGATCCAGGCCGTGGTCGACCGGATTACCGCCTGGTTCGTGCCCATGGTCATCGCGCTGGCCATTGCCACTTTCGCTGTCTGGGTCGTGTTCGGTCCGCAGCCGGCCTATGCCTTTGGCTTGGTCAATGCGGTGGCCGTACTGATCATCGCCTGCCCCTGTGCCATGGGCCTCGCCACGCCGACATCCATCATGGTCGGCACCGGCCGGGCTGCCGAGCTGGGCGTGCTATTCCGCCGCGGCGAGTCGCTGCAGCAATTGCGCGAAGCCAAGGTCGTCGCCTTCGACAAGACGGGCACGCTGACCGAGGGCAGGCCCACGCTCACCGATCTCATTCTCGACGATGATTTCACCCATGACGAAGTGCTGGGTTTGGTCGCCGCCGTCGAGGCAAAGTCCGAGCATCCGATCGCTGCGGCCATCGTCGCTGCTGCCGAAAAGGCAGGGCTTTCGCTGGGCGCGGTGACCGAGTTCCAGTCGCATGCCGGTCATGGCGTCACCGCCCGGGTCGATGGGCGACTGGTCTCCATTGGCTCGCAGCGTCACCTGAGCCATCTCGATTTTTCCGATTTTGCCGATGCGATCGAAAAGCTCGCCGATGCGGGCAAGACGCCGGTCTTTGCCGCGATGGATGACAAGCTGGCCGCGGCCATCGTTGTTGCCGACACGATCAGGCCGACCAGCAAGGCGGTCATATCAGCGCTGCATGGCATGGGCCTCAAGACCGCGATGATCTCGGGCGACAATCGCCGCACCGCCGCAGCCATCGCCCGCCAGCTGGGCATTGACGAAGTGCGCGCCGAAGTGCTGCCGGCCGACAAGGTGGCTGCGATCAAGAGCCTGCGCTCGCTGGGCGTCGTCGCCTATGTGGGCGACGGCATCAATGATGCGCCGGCGCTGGCGGAAGCCGATATCGGCATTGCCGTGGGCACGGGCACCGACGCCGCCATCGAGAGCGCCGATGTCGTGCTGCTCGGCGGCGACCTGAAAGGCGTGCTCAATGCCCTCACCATCAGCCGCGCCACCATGCGCAATATCTGGGAAAACCTCTTCTGGGCCTTTGGCTACAATGTGCTGTTGATCCCGCTGGCCGCCGGCGCGCTCTATCCCGCCTTCGGCCTGCTGCTCAATCCCATGTTCGGGGCCGGCGCCATGGCGCTCTCCTCGGTGCTGGTGGTCAGCAATGCGCAGCGCCTGCGGGCGGTGAAAGGCGTTCAGTCATGA
- a CDS encoding Crp/Fnr family transcriptional regulator, whose amino-acid sequence MQHVSNDIERIARPVPTPALCQACRGMHQGICSALTPEQLLAISHLTRRVRYEAGEELMADAEPITAYGNVLRGVIKLTKVLEDGRQQVVGLQFAPDLLGRMFATESRVTAEAASDVEVCLVPKAALEALVRSNPELEHRVALQALRDLDEARDWMVTLGRKTAAEKVASFLYLIASHIDPAGAVTTFDLPLSRADIADFLGLTIETVSRQISRLKADGVIEIEHYRHVVVPDLTRLRLRCG is encoded by the coding sequence ATGCAGCACGTCAGCAACGACATCGAACGCATAGCCAGACCCGTGCCCACACCGGCGCTCTGCCAGGCCTGCAGGGGGATGCACCAGGGCATCTGTTCTGCCCTCACCCCCGAACAGCTCCTGGCCATTTCCCATCTGACACGCCGCGTCCGATACGAGGCCGGCGAGGAGCTGATGGCCGATGCCGAGCCCATCACCGCCTATGGCAATGTGCTGCGCGGCGTCATCAAGTTGACCAAGGTGCTCGAGGATGGGCGTCAGCAGGTGGTCGGGTTGCAATTTGCCCCCGATCTGCTTGGCCGCATGTTTGCCACCGAGAGCCGGGTCACGGCCGAGGCGGCGTCCGATGTGGAAGTGTGCCTCGTGCCCAAGGCGGCGCTGGAAGCACTGGTGCGCAGCAATCCCGAACTCGAACATCGCGTGGCGCTGCAGGCCCTGCGCGATCTCGACGAGGCGCGCGACTGGATGGTGACGCTGGGCCGCAAGACGGCAGCCGAAAAGGTCGCGAGCTTTCTCTATCTCATCGCCAGCCATATCGATCCGGCCGGGGCGGTCACCACCTTCGACCTGCCACTCAGTCGCGCAGACATCGCCGATTTTCTGGGCCTGACCATCGAAACCGTGAGCCGCCAGATAAGCCGCCTCAAGGCCGACGGCGTGATCGAGATCGAACACTATCGCCACGTCGTCGTGCCCGATCTGACGAGGCTCCGCCTCCGCTGCGGCTAG
- the cueR gene encoding Cu(I)-responsive transcriptional regulator produces the protein MNIGEASSASGVSAKMIRYYESIGLIRAPLRTDSNYRVYGADEVHVLRFVKRARTLGFSVDETSTLLGLWQDKSRASAEVKEIATGHISALETKIAELQSMVKTLKHLSHCCSGDNRPDCPILDDLAGAKPATKGH, from the coding sequence ATGAATATCGGTGAAGCCTCCAGCGCCTCGGGCGTTTCGGCCAAGATGATCCGCTATTACGAATCCATCGGCCTGATCCGCGCGCCCCTGCGCACCGACAGCAATTACCGCGTCTATGGCGCCGACGAAGTGCATGTGCTGCGCTTCGTCAAACGCGCCCGGACGCTGGGTTTCTCGGTCGATGAAACGTCCACCCTCCTCGGCCTCTGGCAGGACAAGTCGCGCGCCAGTGCCGAGGTCAAGGAGATCGCCACCGGGCACATATCGGCGCTCGAAACCAAGATTGCCGAGCTGCAATCGATGGTCAAAACGCTGAAACATCTCTCACATTGCTGCAGCGGCGACAACCGTCCCGACTGCCCCATCCTCGACGATCTCGCTGGCGCAAAGCCGGCCACCAAAGGACACTGA
- the cydD gene encoding thiol reductant ABC exporter subunit CydD, with protein MTRNGGVWLGLAIAAPLLGGALLIWQAWTLAHVIGAAIEGGAAISTLGPAVALILALLIIRAALGAIGDRAGTAAAEAIKTQLRGALFGQLLSRSPREAERAQAGAATAAIVDQVEALDAFFSRYLPAMIGASVLPVAFGAVILPLDWLAGLLFLVTAPLIPLFMALAGLGAQVATRRQARALSLLTGRFADRLRGLMTLKLFGRAEAETAGIVAASDDLRQRNLRVLRIAFLSSAVLEFFAALGVAGVALYIGLTYIDFLHLRSTPMTLELGLFLLLMAPEVYNPLRTLAAHYHDRAAAKAGIGEIEAQLGTLPRQVPSFADAPLIPNTGAIGVTIRSLTLRTPDNARTLLEGADLTIAPGEHIAILGQSGIGKSTLLEAMVRLRHHEGSMALGGRPLADWPEAELRARVTMLGQKPRIFAGTMAHNIALARPGASNAEIRRAAELAHAAGFADALPEGLDTLLGEGGFGLSGGQVQRIALARVYLRDAGLILLDEPTAHLDADLEQAVLDDLRAYAKGRTLVISTHSLAVASQMDRVWRIAGEKLLPVATPHRDRSIA; from the coding sequence CGCTGATCCTGGCCTTGCTCATCATCCGCGCCGCGCTGGGGGCGATCGGCGATCGTGCCGGCACAGCCGCCGCCGAAGCGATCAAGACGCAGCTGCGCGGCGCGCTGTTTGGTCAATTGCTGTCGCGCTCGCCGCGCGAGGCCGAGCGGGCGCAGGCCGGCGCTGCGACCGCAGCCATTGTCGATCAGGTCGAAGCGCTCGATGCCTTCTTTTCGCGCTACCTGCCGGCGATGATCGGTGCGAGCGTGCTGCCCGTGGCCTTTGGCGCCGTCATCCTGCCGCTCGACTGGCTGGCGGGTCTCCTCTTCCTCGTCACCGCGCCGCTCATTCCCCTGTTCATGGCGCTGGCGGGCCTTGGCGCACAGGTGGCGACGCGGCGGCAGGCGCGCGCCCTTAGTCTCCTCACTGGACGCTTTGCCGACCGGCTGCGCGGGCTGATGACGCTCAAACTCTTCGGCCGTGCCGAGGCGGAAACGGCGGGCATTGTTGCTGCCAGCGACGACTTGCGGCAGCGCAACCTGCGGGTGCTGCGCATCGCCTTTCTGTCCTCGGCCGTGCTGGAATTCTTTGCGGCACTCGGCGTCGCCGGCGTGGCGCTCTATATCGGGCTGACCTACATCGACTTCCTGCACCTGCGGTCGACGCCGATGACGCTGGAGCTGGGCCTGTTCCTGCTACTGATGGCGCCCGAGGTCTATAATCCCCTGCGCACGCTGGCAGCCCATTATCACGACCGCGCCGCCGCCAAGGCGGGGATTGGAGAGATCGAGGCGCAGCTTGGCACCCTGCCCAGGCAGGTGCCAAGCTTCGCCGATGCACCGCTCATCCCCAATACCGGCGCCATCGGCGTCACTATCCGCAGCCTGACCCTGCGCACGCCCGACAATGCCCGCACGCTCCTCGAAGGCGCTGACCTCACCATCGCGCCCGGCGAGCATATCGCCATCCTGGGCCAGAGCGGCATCGGCAAGTCGACGCTGCTCGAAGCCATGGTCCGGCTGCGCCATCACGAGGGCAGCATGGCCCTGGGCGGTCGCCCGCTAGCCGATTGGCCCGAGGCTGAGCTGCGCGCCCGCGTCACCATGCTGGGCCAGAAGCCGCGTATCTTTGCCGGCACCATGGCCCACAACATTGCCCTCGCCCGCCCCGGCGCGAGCAATGCCGAAATTCGGCGCGCGGCCGAATTGGCGCATGCCGCCGGCTTTGCCGACGCCCTGCCCGAGGGGCTCGATACCCTGCTGGGCGAAGGCGGCTTTGGCCTGTCGGGTGGACAGGTGCAACGCATCGCCCTGGCGCGCGTCTATCTGCGCGATGCCGGATTGATCCTCCTCGATGAGCCGACCGCCCATCTCGACGCCGACCTCGAACAGGCCGTGCTCGACGACCTCAGGGCCTATGCCAAGGGCCGCACGCTGGTGATTTCCACCCATTCGCTGGCCGTCGCCTCGCAGATGGACCGGGTCTGGCGCATTGCCGGCGAAAAACTGCTGCCGGTGGCAACGCCGCATCGGGATCGGAGCATCGCATGA